A genomic region of Pseudomonas migulae contains the following coding sequences:
- a CDS encoding class I SAM-dependent methyltransferase, with amino-acid sequence MNCRGCGTPLALPLIDLGTSPPSNAYVRADQLEQAEQWVPLKVAVCQQCWLVQTEDYTSADSLFDAEYAYFSSFSSTWLAHAERYVADMVERFGLTADSRVVEIAANDGYLLQYVAGRGIPCLGVEPTRSTAHAAREKGLEIRELFFGRETASQLKTEGWAADLMAANNVLAHVPDINDFLGGFAALLKPTGVATFEFPQLLTLMAGQQFDTLYHEHYSYLSLTAVQTLCERNGLEVFDVGQLSTHGGSLRVFVQRADGIRREVQPAVAQQLQAELVAGVKTPEYYATLAPAAEGIKHQLLRFLLQAKADGKRVVGYGAAAKGNTLLNYAGVKPDLLAWVADANPHKQGKFLPGSRISVVSPERIALERPDYILVLPWNLLPEITQQFASVKAWGAQFVVAVPELSIQ; translated from the coding sequence ATGAACTGCCGTGGTTGCGGTACTCCGTTGGCCTTGCCGCTGATCGACCTCGGCACCTCGCCGCCGTCGAATGCCTATGTCCGTGCCGACCAGCTGGAACAAGCCGAACAATGGGTGCCGCTGAAAGTCGCAGTGTGTCAGCAGTGCTGGCTGGTGCAGACCGAGGATTACACCAGTGCCGACAGTCTGTTCGACGCCGAGTACGCCTATTTCAGTTCCTTCTCCAGCACCTGGCTGGCCCATGCCGAGCGCTACGTGGCCGACATGGTCGAGCGTTTTGGCCTGACGGCTGACAGCCGTGTGGTGGAGATCGCTGCCAACGACGGTTACCTGTTGCAGTACGTTGCAGGACGCGGCATTCCTTGTCTGGGTGTCGAGCCGACGCGCAGCACCGCACACGCCGCTCGGGAAAAAGGCCTGGAGATTCGCGAGTTGTTCTTCGGCCGTGAAACCGCTTCGCAGCTGAAGACCGAAGGCTGGGCCGCCGACCTGATGGCGGCCAACAATGTGTTGGCCCACGTACCGGACATCAACGATTTTCTCGGCGGCTTTGCGGCCCTGCTCAAGCCGACCGGTGTGGCAACCTTCGAGTTTCCACAATTACTGACGCTGATGGCCGGGCAGCAATTCGACACGCTGTATCACGAACATTATTCCTACCTGTCCCTGACCGCCGTGCAGACGTTGTGCGAGCGCAATGGCCTGGAAGTGTTCGATGTCGGCCAGCTCTCGACCCATGGCGGTTCGTTGCGGGTATTCGTGCAACGTGCCGACGGGATCCGCCGCGAAGTGCAGCCAGCGGTCGCGCAACAATTGCAGGCCGAACTCGTCGCCGGCGTGAAAACCCCTGAGTACTACGCCACCCTGGCGCCCGCCGCCGAGGGCATCAAGCACCAACTGCTGCGCTTCCTGTTGCAGGCCAAGGCCGACGGCAAGCGTGTGGTCGGTTACGGCGCCGCCGCCAAGGGCAACACGTTGCTCAACTATGCCGGGGTCAAGCCCGATCTGTTGGCCTGGGTCGCGGACGCCAACCCGCACAAACAGGGCAAGTTTTTACCGGGCAGCCGGATTTCGGTGGTGTCGCCGGAGCGTATCGCCCTCGAACGCCCCGACTACATTCTGGTTCTGCCCTGGAACCTGTTGCCTGAAATCACCCAGCAATTCGCCTCGGTCAAAGCGTGGGGCGCACAGTTTGTCGTCGCCGTTCCGGAGTTGAGTATTCAATGA
- a CDS encoding dTDP-4-dehydrorhamnose 3,5-epimerase family protein — translation MSEFLLKALPLNGLFSVQHKRFEDDRGHFARLFCEGSLSAFGQPFHIRQINHSCTRERGSVRGLHYQNANAPEAKLITCLRGEVWDVAVDLRPDSETFLHWHAEHLRAGDGRSLLIPAGFAHGFQTLTDDAELLYLHSADYTPAHEGGVRVNDPRLAIAWPLPVNNLSARDASHPLLDERFAGVRL, via the coding sequence GTGAGCGAATTCCTGTTGAAAGCGCTGCCGCTGAATGGCTTGTTCAGCGTGCAGCACAAGCGCTTCGAAGACGATCGCGGGCACTTCGCCCGACTGTTCTGCGAAGGCAGCCTGAGCGCCTTCGGCCAGCCGTTTCATATCCGCCAGATCAATCACTCCTGCACCCGTGAACGGGGCAGTGTGCGTGGCCTGCATTATCAGAACGCCAACGCACCGGAAGCCAAGCTGATCACCTGCCTGCGTGGTGAAGTCTGGGATGTGGCGGTGGACCTGCGTCCCGACTCAGAGACGTTCCTGCACTGGCACGCCGAACACCTTCGGGCCGGCGACGGTCGCAGCTTGCTGATTCCGGCCGGGTTCGCCCATGGCTTCCAGACCCTGACCGACGACGCCGAATTGCTCTACTTGCACAGCGCGGATTACACGCCTGCGCACGAAGGGGGGGTGCGTGTGAACGATCCACGGCTGGCGATTGCCTGGCCGTTGCCTGTCAATAATCTGTCGGCCAGGGACGCCAGCCATCCCTTGCTCGATGAACGCTTCGCTGGAGTGCGTCTATGA
- a CDS encoding glycosyltransferase family 2 protein, producing MQGNYGSENTRSLSELFTVVLITHNRPAFLRRALQFYSTLPCKILVLDSSAVALDGAAAVADTIDYRHLPQFGYWGIQAKLVYGVEQVTTPYMVFASDDDFLLHGALTESVNFLDANPDYGMCHGYCLMYLTHANYVQYYRRDKKVQEDYNAEDGQDRVVDYMSQYIPPFYAVQRTSILRDWYDAMPEGTSFEWQEIGHVYYMLARAKARILPTPYVVREVNYGRSDHNTEIMTTLSFKDARSVAERERFAGFLASLPTGISGLDEQQTAQVALQGFAALAESLTTRNALTIEPIFESYWKDPTVGPKRVFGADQYVEMPFYNSAFFEQLTECEFLLHAMPAGRLQLEEMEGALLKQEALQRTYSNDTSETIQNRLLEAVQIGAFNRRVVQKLAQQLLDMDEATDAQVLTDWIQRLGSVPVFDSRQLLDTMPSGRVRNWLQARQPNDTAVRKINQHLAAHEGGPQFGILLLDLDADMDKLQVTLDSLMESAFRAFKVVVFTTGDLPAVTTAQNTLHFVKVTTANYVDKLNQIARQSTSDWLLLAEAGDEFTAAGFLRASVELQNAEGCRAVAMDEIHRQANGTLVDVFRPAFNLDLLQSLPALVARHWLIRREALVEAGGFAREFTSALEFDLLLRLIETGGLAGLAHLAEPLLITAAPALAANEHERQTLVRHLATRGYQARVNAEASGGYRIDYRHADRPKVSIVIHSQDNLEHLQRCLVSVLQRTRYQNNEVVIADNHSQSAELHAWLDSLEQNGRGRIRLVKAAQRLSTSALLNLAAEQAQGEYLVLLAADAEVVNANWIEALLNQAQRPEVGVVGAKLVDHEGNVSGAGLILGLNGGIASPFIGEKKDAPGYMRRLAVEQNYTAVSGVCLMIRKEVFVALGGLDREHFDEAYADVDLCLKVADAGLLTVWTPQVQIAHPGTLPNDPQAVAALRDKWQARFAHDEAYNQNLALTGKGFTLGESGSVNWAQSLASAV from the coding sequence ATGCAAGGCAATTACGGTTCGGAAAACACGCGGTCCCTCAGTGAGCTGTTCACTGTGGTGCTGATTACTCACAATCGCCCGGCGTTCCTGCGCAGGGCATTGCAGTTCTACAGCACATTGCCTTGCAAGATTCTGGTCCTCGACTCATCGGCCGTCGCACTGGACGGCGCGGCGGCGGTCGCGGACACCATCGACTATCGGCATTTGCCGCAGTTCGGCTACTGGGGCATTCAGGCCAAGCTGGTGTACGGCGTCGAGCAGGTCACCACGCCGTACATGGTCTTCGCCTCCGATGATGATTTCCTGTTGCACGGTGCCCTGACCGAATCGGTGAACTTCCTCGATGCCAATCCCGACTACGGGATGTGCCATGGCTATTGCCTGATGTACCTGACCCACGCCAACTACGTGCAGTATTACCGTCGTGACAAGAAGGTGCAGGAGGACTACAACGCCGAGGATGGACAGGATCGTGTCGTCGATTACATGAGCCAGTACATTCCGCCGTTCTATGCGGTTCAGCGGACCTCGATACTGCGCGACTGGTATGACGCGATGCCTGAAGGCACGAGCTTCGAATGGCAGGAAATCGGCCACGTCTACTACATGCTGGCACGGGCCAAGGCGCGGATTCTTCCTACGCCCTACGTGGTGCGTGAGGTCAACTACGGCCGCTCGGATCACAACACTGAGATCATGACGACCCTGAGCTTCAAGGACGCCCGATCCGTCGCCGAGCGCGAGCGCTTTGCAGGGTTCCTGGCCTCGCTGCCGACCGGCATCAGTGGCCTGGATGAACAGCAGACCGCGCAGGTCGCCCTGCAAGGTTTCGCCGCGCTCGCCGAAAGCCTGACGACCCGCAACGCGTTGACCATCGAGCCGATTTTCGAGTCTTACTGGAAGGATCCGACCGTAGGGCCCAAGCGCGTCTTCGGCGCTGACCAGTACGTCGAGATGCCGTTCTACAACAGCGCCTTCTTCGAGCAACTGACAGAGTGCGAATTCCTGCTTCATGCGATGCCCGCCGGGCGCTTGCAGCTTGAAGAGATGGAAGGCGCATTGCTCAAGCAGGAAGCCTTGCAGCGCACCTACTCCAATGACACTTCGGAGACGATCCAGAACCGTTTGCTTGAAGCCGTTCAGATAGGCGCCTTCAACCGCCGGGTGGTGCAAAAACTGGCGCAGCAACTACTGGATATGGATGAAGCCACCGATGCCCAGGTGTTGACCGACTGGATTCAGCGTCTGGGCAGCGTGCCCGTTTTTGACAGTCGCCAGTTGCTCGACACGATGCCGTCGGGGCGTGTGCGGAACTGGTTGCAGGCCCGTCAACCGAACGACACCGCGGTGAGGAAAATCAACCAGCACTTGGCCGCCCACGAAGGGGGGCCTCAGTTCGGCATTCTGCTGCTTGATCTGGACGCTGACATGGACAAGCTCCAGGTCACCCTGGACAGCCTCATGGAGAGTGCGTTCCGGGCCTTCAAAGTGGTGGTCTTCACCACGGGCGATTTGCCGGCGGTCACCACGGCGCAAAACACGCTGCATTTCGTCAAGGTCACCACGGCCAATTACGTCGACAAGCTGAACCAGATTGCTCGCCAGTCGACCTCGGACTGGTTGTTGCTGGCGGAAGCGGGCGATGAGTTCACCGCTGCCGGTTTCCTGCGTGCCAGCGTTGAGTTGCAGAACGCCGAAGGTTGCCGTGCGGTCGCGATGGACGAGATTCATCGTCAGGCCAATGGCACCTTGGTCGACGTCTTCCGGCCCGCTTTCAACCTTGACCTGTTGCAGAGTTTGCCGGCGCTGGTCGCGCGTCATTGGCTGATCCGCCGCGAAGCATTGGTGGAGGCGGGTGGGTTTGCCCGCGAATTCACTTCGGCGCTGGAGTTCGACCTGTTGCTGCGCCTGATCGAAACCGGCGGCCTTGCCGGTCTTGCTCATCTGGCCGAGCCGTTGCTGATCACGGCGGCACCGGCGTTGGCAGCCAATGAGCACGAGCGTCAGACGCTGGTTCGTCATCTGGCGACCCGCGGTTATCAAGCGCGGGTCAACGCCGAAGCGTCGGGCGGTTACCGTATCGACTATCGTCATGCCGATCGCCCGAAAGTGTCGATCGTCATTCATAGCCAGGACAACCTGGAGCATTTGCAGCGCTGCCTGGTCAGTGTGTTGCAGCGCACGCGCTATCAAAACAATGAAGTCGTCATTGCCGATAACCACAGCCAGTCCGCCGAGCTTCACGCCTGGCTCGATAGCCTGGAACAAAACGGGCGTGGCCGGATTCGCCTGGTCAAGGCTGCGCAGCGGCTGAGCACTTCGGCACTGCTGAACCTGGCTGCCGAACAGGCTCAAGGCGAATACCTGGTGTTGCTGGCAGCGGACGCCGAAGTGGTCAACGCGAACTGGATCGAGGCATTGCTCAATCAGGCCCAGCGTCCCGAAGTCGGGGTGGTCGGTGCCAAACTGGTGGATCACGAGGGCAATGTGAGCGGTGCCGGCCTGATTCTCGGGCTCAATGGCGGGATCGCCTCGCCATTCATCGGCGAGAAAAAGGACGCACCCGGCTATATGCGCCGGTTGGCCGTCGAACAGAATTACACCGCCGTTTCCGGTGTGTGCCTGATGATTCGCAAAGAAGTCTTCGTTGCCCTCGGTGGCCTGGATCGCGAGCACTTCGATGAGGCGTACGCCGATGTCGATCTGTGCCTGAAAGTCGCCGATGCCGGTTTGCTGACGGTGTGGACGCCGCAGGTTCAGATTGCACACCCGGGCACCTTGCCGAACGATCCGCAGGCAGTGGCGGCCTTGCGCGATAAGTGGCAGGCGCGCTTTGCACATGACGAGGCTTACAACCAGAACCTGGCCCTGACCGGCAAGGGCTTTACCCTGGGTGAATCCGGCAGTGTGAACTGGGCGCAATCGCTCGCCTCAGCTGTCTGA
- the pseC gene encoding UDP-4-amino-4,6-dideoxy-N-acetyl-beta-L-altrosamine transaminase, with the protein MMPYRIPYGRQNIDQADIDAVMEVLKSPWLTQGPTIERFEKALANHCQAEHAVAVCNATAALHIACLVADLGPGDYLWTTPNTFVASANCARYCGADVDFVDIDPHTLNLDAKLLAAKLEVAEAAGKLPKVVIAVAFAGQSCDMRTLAQLSERYGFTLIEDASHAVGASYLGRPVGCGQYAAMTIFSFHPVKIITSAEGGMVLTNNAGYAERLRRLRSHGITGDPAQMKVPETGLWYYQQLELGFNYRMSDLHAALGLSQMARLETFVAKRRQLAARYATLLAGLAVTLPVEQQGAESAWHLYVVRLQLSRITLSQSQVFEALRAVGLGVNLHYIPVHLQPYYREQGFKDGDFPQAERYFSEALSLPLYPDLTDEEQDEVVGHLRRILG; encoded by the coding sequence ATGATGCCTTACCGGATTCCCTACGGTCGGCAGAACATTGATCAGGCGGATATCGACGCCGTGATGGAAGTGCTCAAGTCGCCCTGGCTGACCCAGGGGCCGACCATCGAACGCTTCGAAAAGGCCCTGGCCAATCACTGTCAGGCGGAGCACGCGGTTGCTGTGTGCAACGCCACGGCGGCGTTGCACATCGCCTGCCTGGTCGCGGATCTTGGCCCGGGAGATTACCTCTGGACCACTCCGAATACGTTCGTCGCGTCGGCCAACTGCGCTCGTTACTGTGGCGCCGACGTCGATTTCGTCGACATTGACCCGCACACCCTGAACCTTGATGCGAAGCTGCTCGCCGCGAAACTCGAGGTTGCCGAAGCCGCCGGAAAACTGCCCAAAGTGGTGATCGCGGTCGCTTTTGCCGGGCAGAGTTGCGACATGCGCACCCTCGCGCAGTTATCCGAGCGCTATGGCTTCACGCTGATCGAGGATGCCTCCCACGCAGTGGGGGCCTCATACCTGGGGCGGCCGGTCGGTTGTGGCCAATACGCCGCCATGACCATTTTCAGCTTTCATCCGGTCAAGATCATTACCAGCGCCGAGGGTGGCATGGTGCTGACCAACAATGCCGGGTATGCCGAGCGTCTGCGGCGGCTGCGCAGCCATGGCATCACTGGTGATCCGGCACAGATGAAGGTGCCGGAGACGGGGTTGTGGTACTACCAGCAACTGGAGCTGGGCTTCAATTACCGGATGTCCGACTTGCATGCCGCATTGGGGCTGTCACAGATGGCGCGTCTGGAGACTTTTGTCGCCAAGCGGCGTCAACTGGCTGCACGCTATGCAACCCTGCTGGCAGGGCTTGCTGTGACATTGCCGGTCGAACAACAGGGCGCCGAGTCTGCCTGGCATCTGTATGTGGTGCGGTTGCAACTGTCGCGAATCACGCTCAGTCAGTCGCAGGTGTTCGAGGCTTTGCGGGCGGTGGGGCTGGGTGTGAACCTGCACTACATTCCGGTGCATTTGCAGCCTTACTACCGCGAGCAAGGTTTCAAGGACGGCGATTTTCCACAGGCCGAGCGTTATTTTTCCGAGGCCCTCAGCCTGCCGCTGTACCCCGATCTGACGGATGAAGAGCAAGACGAAGTGGTGGGGCATTTAAGGCGAATCCTGGGTTGA
- a CDS encoding acetyltransferase: MKMYLLGAANPEAVRMLHAVKRSTPNVDFAFLDNDPNKHGTPFFGVPVIGGSALVSELKGPDVRFVNLITGSTRLRYETTRELVEAGATLGQFIHPGIDLTMIRMGQGSYLQEGVIMQAEVTLGDNTSISAGSVVGHEGQIGHSVFMAPGVCIAGCVEIGDGTFIGTNATILPRLRIGRWVTIGAGAVVTKDIPDFSVVAGNPARIIKTNAVPYPDGRVFK; the protein is encoded by the coding sequence GTGAAGATGTACCTGCTGGGCGCAGCCAACCCGGAAGCGGTGCGCATGCTGCACGCCGTGAAACGCAGCACGCCGAACGTCGACTTCGCGTTTCTGGACAATGACCCGAACAAACACGGCACGCCGTTTTTTGGTGTGCCGGTCATTGGCGGTTCGGCGCTGGTCAGTGAGCTCAAAGGGCCGGACGTACGATTCGTCAACCTGATCACCGGCAGCACCCGACTGCGCTACGAGACCACCCGCGAGCTGGTCGAGGCCGGCGCCACCCTGGGGCAGTTCATCCACCCCGGCATCGACCTGACCATGATCCGCATGGGGCAGGGCAGTTACCTGCAGGAAGGCGTGATCATGCAAGCCGAAGTGACGCTGGGTGACAACACCAGCATCAGCGCCGGCAGCGTGGTGGGGCACGAAGGGCAGATCGGCCACTCGGTGTTCATGGCGCCAGGCGTGTGCATCGCCGGTTGCGTGGAAATCGGCGACGGCACGTTTATCGGCACCAACGCCACCATTCTTCCGCGCTTGCGCATCGGCCGCTGGGTCACCATCGGTGCCGGTGCGGTCGTGACCAAGGATATTCCGGATTTTTCAGTCGTGGCGGGCAACCCCGCCAGGATCATCAAGACCAACGCGGTGCCTTACCCCGACGGTAGGGTCTTCAAGTAA
- a CDS encoding DegT/DnrJ/EryC1/StrS family aminotransferase: MSRIHYTKPSIGELEARYALDAVQNGWGARCYEYLTRFEHGFAEHLGATYAIATSSCTGALHMGMAALGIGAGDEVILGNTNWIASAAPITYMGATPVFVDVLADSWCLDPELVRQAITPKTKAILAVHLYGNLCDMDALLAIGREHGIPVIEDAAEAIGSQWRGKAAGSMGAFGAFSFHGTKTMTTGEGGIFVTSDKALYERVLTLSNHGRVAGSTKQFWPEFIGFKYKMSNLQAAVGCAQVERIEELIERKRTIFANYARALASLPGVSLNPEPAHARNGYWMPTVVFDAEAGIHRDEMIAAFQAADIDARVFFWPLSLLPMFSEHEVDTPVAFALPERAFNLPSYHDMTDADQARVVDVVRGLLAQRQSL; encoded by the coding sequence ATGAGCAGAATTCATTACACCAAGCCGAGTATTGGCGAACTGGAAGCCCGGTATGCCCTGGACGCCGTGCAGAACGGTTGGGGCGCGCGTTGCTACGAGTACCTGACGCGTTTCGAGCACGGGTTTGCCGAGCACCTCGGGGCGACCTATGCGATCGCGACTTCCAGCTGCACCGGCGCGCTGCACATGGGCATGGCGGCGCTGGGCATCGGCGCGGGTGACGAAGTGATCCTGGGCAACACCAACTGGATCGCTTCGGCAGCACCGATTACCTATATGGGCGCCACGCCGGTGTTTGTCGATGTGCTGGCGGACAGCTGGTGCCTTGACCCGGAGCTCGTCAGGCAAGCCATCACCCCGAAGACCAAAGCCATTCTCGCGGTCCATCTCTACGGCAATCTGTGCGACATGGATGCCTTGCTGGCGATCGGTCGTGAACACGGGATTCCGGTCATCGAAGATGCCGCCGAAGCCATCGGTTCGCAGTGGCGCGGCAAGGCGGCCGGCTCGATGGGGGCGTTCGGTGCGTTTTCCTTTCACGGCACCAAAACCATGACCACCGGGGAGGGCGGGATATTCGTCACCTCGGACAAAGCCTTGTACGAGCGTGTCCTGACCTTGTCCAACCATGGTCGCGTCGCGGGCAGCACCAAGCAATTCTGGCCTGAGTTCATTGGCTTCAAATACAAGATGAGCAACCTGCAGGCCGCCGTAGGCTGCGCCCAGGTCGAGCGGATCGAGGAACTGATCGAACGCAAGCGGACGATTTTCGCCAATTACGCCCGCGCGCTGGCATCGCTGCCAGGTGTTTCGCTGAACCCCGAACCTGCGCACGCCCGTAACGGTTACTGGATGCCGACCGTGGTGTTCGATGCCGAGGCCGGGATTCATCGCGACGAAATGATCGCTGCGTTCCAGGCCGCCGATATCGACGCCCGGGTATTCTTCTGGCCGCTGTCTTTGTTGCCCATGTTCAGCGAGCACGAGGTCGATACACCGGTGGCGTTTGCCTTGCCGGAGCGAGCGTTCAACCTGCCGAGCTATCACGACATGACCGACGCCGATCAGGCTCGAGTGGTGGACGTTGTGCGCGGCTTGCTCGCCCAAAGGCAATCGCTGTGA
- the pseI gene encoding pseudaminic acid synthase produces the protein MKGQHAARGTGAPSVRQPVLSIAGRRIGPAEPPYIVAEMSGNHNGDINRAFRIIEAAKLAGADAVKIQTYRADTITIDHCGPEFMVSGGLWDGRRLYELYEEAHTPWEWHEAIFEHGRKVGITVFSSPFDATAVDFLESLGAPAYKIASPELIDLPLIRKVARTGKPIVMSTGMATLEEISEAIEAARGAGATEIVVLHCTAAYPAPPEEANLATIAEIARRFDVVAGLSDHTLGTVVSAIAVGLGASFIEKHFTLDRAEGGVDSAFSLEPAELAELVTTARIAHVAVGSPAFEPTRSEEIVLKNRRSLYVVAPVAKGEMLTEANVRSIRPGNGLKPKFLEAVLGRRAVRELAFGEPLDASMIEGGIDT, from the coding sequence GTGAAAGGGCAGCACGCAGCACGGGGAACAGGAGCGCCAAGCGTTCGGCAACCGGTTCTAAGCATCGCCGGGCGTCGCATAGGCCCGGCCGAGCCTCCTTACATCGTTGCCGAGATGTCCGGAAACCACAACGGTGACATCAACCGTGCCTTTCGCATTATTGAAGCCGCCAAGCTGGCGGGTGCTGATGCGGTCAAGATTCAGACGTATCGCGCCGACACCATCACCATCGATCACTGCGGGCCAGAGTTCATGGTGAGCGGTGGTCTCTGGGATGGCCGTCGACTCTATGAGCTTTATGAAGAGGCGCACACGCCGTGGGAGTGGCACGAAGCGATCTTCGAGCATGGCCGCAAGGTCGGGATTACGGTGTTTTCATCGCCCTTTGATGCCACGGCGGTGGATTTTCTCGAGTCTCTTGGCGCACCGGCCTACAAGATTGCATCGCCTGAATTGATCGACCTGCCCCTCATCCGCAAGGTGGCGCGCACGGGAAAGCCCATCGTGATGTCCACCGGCATGGCAACCCTTGAAGAGATCAGCGAAGCGATAGAAGCCGCGCGTGGGGCAGGGGCCACAGAGATTGTTGTCCTTCACTGCACAGCCGCGTATCCGGCGCCGCCGGAAGAGGCCAATCTGGCGACGATCGCCGAGATCGCCCGGCGTTTCGACGTCGTGGCCGGGCTCTCCGACCATACGCTTGGCACGGTGGTGTCTGCCATTGCAGTGGGGCTGGGGGCGTCGTTCATTGAAAAGCATTTCACTCTTGATCGCGCGGAGGGTGGGGTCGACAGCGCCTTCTCGCTGGAACCCGCCGAACTGGCCGAGCTTGTGACGACGGCACGCATCGCCCATGTGGCGGTCGGCTCTCCGGCATTCGAGCCGACCCGGTCGGAAGAAATTGTCCTGAAAAATCGCCGTTCACTCTATGTCGTGGCGCCTGTCGCCAAGGGCGAGATGTTGACGGAGGCAAACGTGCGCTCTATCCGTCCCGGCAACGGGCTCAAACCCAAATTTCTTGAGGCGGTGCTTGGGCGCAGGGCTGTGCGCGAGCTTGCCTTTGGCGAGCCGCTTGACGCCTCGATGATCGAGGGAGGAATTGATACATGA
- the rfbG gene encoding CDP-glucose 4,6-dehydratase, with protein METMGLSSEFWRGKRVLLTGHTGFKGSWLTLWLQSLGAEVSGFSLDPSTEPSLFELARVHEGINDQRGDLRDLGALLELIAETRPEIVLHLAAQPLVREGYRDPLGTYSSNVMGTLNLLEAIRQVGGVRACVLVTTDKVYANQEWLWPYRENEALGGHDPYSSSKACCELLAQSYAASFFPAERYAEHGLALATARAGNVLGGGDFAPERLIPDVLKAWSADEPVTLRYPQAVRPWQHALEPLAGYLQLAAGLYAQGPEFAGAWNFGPSETDMCSVGEVVELLASRWPQSRGLRIEPSDLHEAGLLRLDSSRARQLLAWQPRWSLQQCLTQTLDWHLAWQNGDDMRAVTLGQLNLYRGAL; from the coding sequence ATGGAAACAATGGGATTGAGCTCCGAGTTCTGGCGCGGCAAGCGGGTTCTGCTGACTGGTCACACCGGTTTCAAAGGCAGTTGGCTGACCCTGTGGCTGCAAAGCCTGGGGGCCGAGGTCAGCGGATTTTCCCTTGATCCTTCGACCGAGCCGAGCCTGTTCGAACTGGCGCGTGTTCACGAGGGCATCAATGATCAGCGCGGCGACCTGCGTGACCTGGGCGCGTTGCTGGAATTGATCGCCGAAACCCGACCGGAAATCGTCCTGCACCTGGCGGCTCAACCGTTGGTGCGCGAAGGCTATCGCGATCCGCTGGGAACCTACTCCAGCAACGTCATGGGCACCCTCAATCTGCTCGAAGCCATCCGCCAGGTCGGCGGCGTGCGCGCCTGTGTGCTGGTGACGACCGACAAGGTCTACGCCAACCAGGAATGGCTATGGCCGTACCGCGAAAACGAAGCCCTCGGCGGTCACGATCCTTACAGCAGCAGCAAGGCTTGCTGCGAACTGTTGGCGCAGTCCTACGCCGCTTCGTTCTTCCCGGCCGAGCGTTATGCCGAGCACGGTCTGGCCCTGGCCACGGCGCGTGCAGGCAACGTGCTGGGCGGTGGCGATTTCGCGCCGGAACGCTTGATCCCCGATGTGCTCAAGGCCTGGTCGGCGGACGAGCCGGTGACCCTGCGCTACCCGCAAGCCGTACGCCCATGGCAGCACGCGCTTGAACCTTTGGCGGGCTATCTGCAACTCGCCGCCGGTCTCTATGCACAAGGGCCGGAATTTGCCGGCGCGTGGAACTTCGGCCCGAGCGAAACGGACATGTGCAGCGTCGGCGAAGTGGTCGAACTGCTCGCCAGCCGCTGGCCACAATCCCGTGGATTGCGCATCGAACCGAGTGATTTGCACGAAGCAGGCCTGTTGCGCCTGGACAGCAGCCGCGCCCGTCAACTGTTGGCCTGGCAACCGCGCTGGTCGTTGCAGCAGTGCCTGACCCAGACCCTCGATTGGCACCTGGCCTGGCAAAACGGCGACGACATGCGGGCCGTCACGTTGGGCCAGTTGAACCTGTACCGAGGCGCGCTGTGA
- a CDS encoding cephalosporin hydroxylase family protein: protein MNPHEQFREEVKGNIEGLQQDKALQAESLGWVSTTAKHKYTYNFSWMGRPIIQFPQDMVAMQEIIWNLRPDVIVETGIAHGGSLVFYASILELMGHGEVLGVDIDIRPHNREAIEAHPMSKRIQMIQGSSIDTAIVDQVRERIQGKKVLVVLDSNHTHEHVLEELRLYAPMVSVGSYCVVMDTVVEDMPEDAFPDRPWGKGDNPKTAVWAYLEENRDFEIDQAIHSKLLITVAPDGYLRRVR from the coding sequence ATGAATCCCCATGAGCAGTTTCGCGAAGAAGTAAAAGGCAACATCGAAGGCCTGCAGCAGGACAAGGCGCTGCAAGCCGAGTCGCTGGGCTGGGTCAGCACCACGGCCAAACACAAGTACACCTACAACTTCAGCTGGATGGGCCGGCCGATCATTCAGTTTCCTCAGGACATGGTCGCCATGCAGGAAATCATCTGGAACCTGCGTCCGGACGTGATCGTTGAAACCGGTATCGCCCACGGTGGCTCGCTGGTGTTTTATGCATCGATCCTCGAACTGATGGGCCATGGTGAAGTGCTGGGCGTCGACATCGACATTCGCCCGCACAACCGCGAAGCGATCGAAGCTCACCCGATGAGCAAACGCATCCAGATGATTCAGGGCTCGAGCATCGACACCGCCATCGTTGATCAGGTACGCGAGCGCATCCAGGGCAAGAAAGTGCTGGTGGTCCTGGACTCCAATCACACCCACGAACACGTCCTCGAAGAGCTGCGCCTGTACGCACCGATGGTGTCGGTGGGCAGCTATTGCGTGGTGATGGACACCGTGGTCGAAGACATGCCGGAAGATGCGTTCCCGGATCGTCCATGGGGCAAGGGCGACAACCCGAAAACCGCGGTCTGGGCCTACCTCGAAGAAAACCGCGATTTCGAGATCGACCAGGCGATTCACAGCAAGCTGCTGATCACTGTCGCGCCAGATGGCTACCTGCGCCGAGTGCGTTAA